One Streptomyces drozdowiczii DNA segment encodes these proteins:
- the serB gene encoding phosphoserine phosphatase SerB, which produces MSVSRPPEPALSPEPAASRQGPDVPTLLVKIFGKDRPGITAGLFDTLAAYSVDVVDIEQVVTRGRIVLCALVTAPTAGGTTEGELRATVHSWAESLKLQAEIISGTGDNRPRGVGRSHVTVLGHPLTAESTAAIAARITSTGGNIDRIFRLAKYPVTAVEFAVSGTGTEELRTALAPEAAGIGVDVAVVSAGLSRRAQRLVVMDVDSTLIQDEVIELFAAHAGCEAEVAEVTERAMRGELDFEQSLHARVALLAGLDVSVVEKVRAEVRLTPGARTLIRTLKRLGYQVGVVSGGFTQVTDDLKERLGLDFASANTLEVVDGKLTGRVTGDIVDRAGKARLLRSFAAEAGVPLAQTVAIGDGANDLDMLNTAGLGVAFNAKPVVREAAHTAVNVPFLDTVLYLLGVTREEVEAADGLVE; this is translated from the coding sequence ATGAGCGTATCCCGGCCTCCTGAGCCCGCCCTGTCTCCCGAGCCCGCCGCGTCCCGGCAGGGTCCGGACGTACCCACCCTTCTGGTGAAGATCTTCGGGAAGGACCGCCCCGGGATCACCGCGGGCCTCTTCGACACCCTCGCCGCCTACTCGGTCGACGTGGTCGACATCGAGCAGGTCGTGACCCGGGGCCGTATCGTCCTGTGCGCGCTGGTCACCGCCCCGACCGCGGGCGGGACCACCGAGGGTGAGCTGCGGGCGACCGTGCACAGCTGGGCGGAGTCGCTGAAGCTCCAGGCCGAGATCATCTCGGGCACCGGCGACAACCGGCCGCGCGGCGTCGGCCGTTCCCATGTCACGGTGCTGGGGCACCCGCTGACGGCGGAGTCCACGGCGGCCATAGCGGCCCGGATCACCTCGACCGGCGGGAACATCGACCGCATCTTCCGGCTGGCGAAGTACCCCGTCACGGCGGTCGAGTTCGCGGTGTCCGGTACGGGGACCGAGGAGCTGCGCACCGCGCTGGCGCCGGAGGCCGCGGGCATCGGCGTGGACGTGGCGGTCGTCTCGGCGGGGCTGAGCCGCCGGGCGCAGCGGCTCGTCGTCATGGACGTCGACTCGACGCTGATCCAGGACGAGGTCATCGAGCTGTTCGCGGCGCACGCGGGCTGCGAGGCCGAGGTCGCCGAGGTGACCGAGCGGGCGATGCGGGGCGAGCTGGACTTCGAGCAGTCGCTGCACGCCCGGGTGGCGCTGCTGGCGGGTCTCGACGTGTCCGTGGTGGAGAAGGTCCGCGCCGAGGTCCGGCTGACGCCGGGGGCCCGGACGCTGATCCGTACGCTGAAGCGGCTCGGCTACCAAGTGGGCGTGGTCTCGGGCGGTTTCACTCAGGTGACCGACGATCTGAAGGAGCGCCTGGGCCTCGACTTCGCCTCCGCCAACACGCTGGAAGTGGTGGACGGGAAGCTCACGGGCCGGGTGACCGGGGACATCGTGGACCGGGCGGGCAAGGCCCGGCTGCTGCGGAGCTTCGCCGCCGAGGCGGGAGTGCCGCTGGCGCAGACGGTGGCGATCGGTGACGGGGCCAATGACCTGGACATGCTGAACACCGCGGGGCTGGGGGTCGCGTTCAACGCGAAGCCGGTGGTCCGCGAGGCCGCGCACACCGCGGTGAACGTGCCGTTCCTGGACACCGTGCTCTATCTGCTCGGCGTGACCCGCGAGGAGGTCGAGGCGGCCGACGGCCTCGTGGAGTAG
- a CDS encoding FHA domain-containing protein has product MGRGVPELVLELNGRTWTLDPSRAYTLGRDPQGDMTIDDARVSWRHATIAWNGRSWFIEDHGSTNGTYVHGQRIHQMEIAAGSTVNLGNATDGPRLSLSAADVYSGRAAGPAQPQQTPPHQPQQGGPGWQQPAPQQQAHQQQAPQQPVPPQQQGWQQPAPQQPHVPQQGKAPAPPGPGAGPAGAPPVYGDRSPTTFHQLALGRVMRIGRALENDLVVSDLQVSRNHAEFHATPDGRFEIRDLGSHNGTYVNGQPLAKSGSALIGPNDTVGVGHSTFRLVGDRLEEFVDTGEVSFAARHLTVTVDGGKQILKDVSFGVPEKSLIGVIGPSGSGKSTLLKALTGYRPANQGDVLYDNRNLYKQFAELRQRIGLVPQDDILHKELTVTRALKYAAKLRFPADTTEAERQARIHEVLAELKLDVHKDKKVTSLSGGQRKRVSVALELLTKPSLIFLDEPTSGLDPGMDRDVMQLLRGLADDGRTVLVVTHSVAELAICDKLLVMAPGGAVAYFGPPDEALNFFGYTTWADVFSAFENYRDYDWSGRWRGSQHYQMYAADIDAAAVQSVHMPPPQQMRPPKPQAWGTQLWTLMRRYLSVIGSDKGFMGLMVILPAVLGVVSVVIPADFGLAPPKPPSRFNGDAGTIMLILVIGMTFSAAANSVRELIKERVIYERERATGLSRSAYLMSKVIVLGLITALQGVIICGIGFATRDLPEEGLIMPPAVELCVTIIALGFTSMMFGLVISSLVKTAEKTMPLLVMFAIVQVVFTGILFQVYGSPGLEQFAWLMPSRWAIAGAGSTLDLAHLMPPWDQKNPTDLDPLWEHSVGQWGINITVLLALGVVCGFAVARLLRRHEPEVMRK; this is encoded by the coding sequence GTGGGGCGCGGAGTGCCGGAACTCGTACTGGAATTGAATGGCAGGACCTGGACGCTCGATCCGTCCAGGGCGTACACCCTGGGGCGTGATCCGCAGGGGGACATGACGATCGACGACGCCAGAGTTTCGTGGCGGCACGCCACGATCGCCTGGAACGGGCGCAGTTGGTTCATCGAGGACCACGGCAGCACCAACGGCACGTACGTGCACGGCCAGCGGATCCACCAGATGGAGATCGCGGCCGGCTCCACCGTGAACCTGGGCAACGCCACCGACGGACCCCGCCTGAGCCTGAGCGCCGCGGACGTCTACAGCGGCCGGGCCGCCGGTCCGGCGCAGCCGCAGCAGACCCCGCCGCACCAGCCCCAGCAGGGCGGACCCGGCTGGCAGCAGCCGGCGCCCCAGCAGCAGGCACACCAGCAGCAGGCACCTCAGCAGCCCGTGCCGCCGCAGCAGCAGGGCTGGCAGCAGCCCGCGCCGCAGCAGCCGCATGTGCCGCAGCAGGGCAAGGCCCCGGCACCGCCCGGCCCCGGCGCCGGCCCGGCGGGAGCGCCGCCGGTCTACGGGGACCGCAGCCCGACCACGTTCCACCAGCTGGCGCTCGGCCGGGTGATGCGGATCGGTCGTGCCCTGGAGAACGACCTGGTGGTCTCGGACCTCCAGGTCTCCCGCAACCACGCCGAGTTCCACGCGACGCCCGACGGCCGCTTCGAGATCCGCGACCTCGGCTCGCACAACGGCACGTACGTCAACGGCCAGCCGCTCGCCAAGTCCGGCTCCGCGCTCATCGGCCCGAACGACACCGTCGGCGTCGGTCACTCGACGTTCCGGCTCGTCGGCGACCGGCTGGAAGAGTTCGTCGACACCGGTGAGGTCTCCTTCGCGGCCCGCCACCTCACGGTCACGGTCGACGGCGGCAAGCAGATCCTCAAGGACGTCTCGTTCGGCGTCCCCGAGAAGTCGCTCATCGGCGTCATCGGCCCGTCCGGCTCCGGAAAGTCCACCCTGCTCAAGGCGCTCACCGGCTACCGGCCCGCCAACCAGGGCGACGTCCTCTACGACAACCGGAACCTCTACAAGCAGTTCGCCGAGCTGCGCCAGCGCATCGGTCTGGTCCCGCAGGACGACATCCTGCACAAGGAACTGACCGTCACCCGCGCCCTCAAGTACGCGGCCAAGCTCCGCTTCCCCGCGGACACCACCGAGGCCGAGCGCCAGGCGCGGATACACGAGGTCCTGGCCGAGCTCAAGCTCGACGTCCACAAGGACAAGAAGGTCACCTCGCTCTCCGGCGGCCAGCGTAAGCGCGTCTCGGTGGCCCTGGAGCTGCTCACCAAGCCGTCGCTGATCTTCCTGGACGAGCCGACCTCCGGCCTCGACCCGGGCATGGACCGCGACGTCATGCAGCTGCTGCGCGGTCTGGCCGACGACGGCCGTACCGTCCTGGTCGTGACGCACTCGGTGGCCGAGCTGGCCATCTGCGACAAGCTCCTGGTGATGGCGCCGGGCGGCGCCGTGGCCTACTTCGGCCCGCCGGACGAGGCGCTGAACTTCTTCGGCTACACCACCTGGGCCGACGTCTTCTCGGCGTTCGAGAACTACCGCGACTACGACTGGTCGGGCCGCTGGCGCGGTTCGCAGCACTACCAGATGTACGCCGCCGACATCGACGCCGCCGCCGTGCAGTCCGTCCACATGCCGCCGCCGCAGCAGATGCGCCCGCCGAAGCCGCAGGCCTGGGGCACGCAGCTGTGGACGCTGATGCGCCGCTACCTCTCGGTGATCGGCTCCGACAAGGGCTTCATGGGCCTGATGGTGATCCTGCCCGCGGTGCTCGGCGTCGTCAGCGTGGTCATCCCCGCGGACTTCGGTCTCGCCCCGCCGAAGCCGCCGTCCCGGTTCAACGGCGATGCCGGAACGATCATGCTGATCCTGGTGATCGGCATGACGTTCTCCGCGGCGGCCAACTCCGTACGAGAACTGATCAAGGAACGTGTCATCTACGAACGGGAACGGGCCACCGGCCTCTCCCGCTCGGCCTACCTGATGTCCAAGGTGATCGTGCTCGGCCTGATCACGGCCCTCCAGGGCGTCATCATCTGCGGCATCGGCTTCGCCACCCGCGATCTGCCCGAAGAGGGCCTGATCATGCCGCCGGCCGTCGAACTCTGCGTGACGATCATCGCGCTCGGCTTCACCTCGATGATGTTCGGCCTGGTGATCTCCTCGCTGGTGAAGACCGCCGAGAAGACCATGCCGCTGCTGGTCATGTTCGCGATCGTCCAGGTCGTCTTCACCGGCATCCTGTTCCAGGTGTACGGATCGCCCGGCCTGGAGCAGTTCGCCTGGCTGATGCCGTCCCGCTGGGCCATCGCGGGCGCGGGCTCCACGCTCGACCTCGCCCATCTGATGCCGCCGTGGGACCAGAAGAACCCCACGGACCTCGACCCGCTCTGGGAGCACTCGGTCGGGCAGTGGGGGATCAACATCACCGTGCTGCTGGCGCTCGGCGTCGTCTGCGGCTTCGCGGTCGCGCGGCTGCTGCGCCGCCACGAGCCCGAGGTCATGCGCAAGTAA
- a CDS encoding GAF domain-containing sensor histidine kinase yields the protein MSHRPPSGLAAVSAALLAMSRHLEVRDVLKTIVASARELLDAEYAALGVPDDDGGFAQFVVDGVSDEQWKAIGPLPRQHGILAAMLHGGKTERLADVRKDPRFEGWPSAHPDMSDFLGLPVRDGDETIGALFLANKRCPKPEGVCGFDAEDEELLSILAQHAAIALTNARLYERSRELTIAEERSRLAHELHDAVSQKLFSLRLTAQAAAALVDRDPVRAKGELQQVAALAAEAVDELRAAVVELRPAALDEDGLVATLRTQVQVLDRAHTARVTFGSTGVRALPAAQEEALLRVTQEALHNALRHADADHVDVTLARRDGATVLRITDDGRGFEPTATRRAGRHLGLVSMRDRASGVGGRLTVESEPGKGTTIEMEIPGG from the coding sequence ATGAGCCACCGACCCCCCTCCGGCCTCGCCGCCGTCAGCGCAGCGCTGCTCGCCATGAGCCGCCACCTGGAGGTACGGGACGTCCTGAAGACGATCGTCGCCTCGGCCCGCGAACTCCTGGACGCCGAATACGCCGCCCTCGGGGTCCCCGACGACGACGGCGGCTTCGCCCAGTTCGTCGTGGACGGCGTCAGCGACGAACAGTGGAAGGCCATCGGCCCGCTGCCCCGGCAGCACGGCATCCTGGCCGCGATGCTCCACGGCGGGAAGACCGAGCGCCTCGCCGACGTCCGCAAGGACCCCCGCTTCGAGGGCTGGCCCAGCGCCCACCCCGACATGTCCGACTTCCTCGGCCTGCCCGTCCGGGACGGCGACGAGACCATCGGCGCCCTCTTCCTCGCCAACAAGAGGTGCCCCAAGCCCGAGGGCGTCTGCGGCTTCGACGCCGAGGACGAGGAACTGCTCTCGATCCTCGCCCAGCACGCGGCCATCGCCCTCACCAACGCCCGCCTCTACGAACGCAGCCGCGAGCTCACCATCGCCGAGGAGCGCTCCCGCCTCGCCCACGAGCTGCACGACGCGGTCAGCCAGAAGCTCTTCTCGCTCCGGCTCACCGCCCAGGCTGCCGCCGCCCTGGTCGACCGCGACCCGGTCCGCGCCAAGGGCGAGCTCCAGCAGGTCGCCGCCCTCGCCGCCGAAGCCGTGGACGAACTGCGCGCCGCCGTCGTGGAACTCCGCCCGGCCGCCCTGGACGAGGACGGCCTCGTCGCCACCCTCCGCACCCAGGTCCAGGTCCTCGACCGGGCCCACACCGCCCGGGTCACCTTCGGCAGCACCGGCGTCCGGGCCCTGCCCGCAGCCCAGGAGGAAGCGCTGCTCCGGGTCACGCAAGAGGCCCTGCACAACGCCCTGCGCCACGCCGACGCGGACCACGTCGACGTCACCCTCGCCCGCCGCGACGGCGCCACGGTGCTGCGGATCACCGACGACGGCCGGGGCTTCGAACCCACCGCCACCCGCCGGGCCGGGCGCCACCTGGGCCTGGTCTCGATGCGGGACCGCGCCAGCGGCGTCGGCGGCCGCCTCACCGTTGAATCCGAGCCCGGCAAGGGCACCACGATCGAGATGGAGATCCCCGGTGGCTGA
- a CDS encoding response regulator: protein MADRIIRVLLVDDHQVVRRGLRTFLEIQDDIEVVGEAADGAEGVARTEELRPDVVLMDIKMPGTDGIEALRRLRELENPAKVLIVTSFTEQRTVVPALRAGASGYVYKDVDPDALAGAIRSVHAGHVLLQPEVAGALLAQDEPGTGTGRGSTLTEREREVLGLIADGRSNREIARALVLSEKTVKTHVSNILMKLDLADRTQAALWAVRHGAAG, encoded by the coding sequence GTGGCTGACAGGATCATCAGGGTGCTGCTCGTCGACGACCACCAGGTCGTCCGCCGCGGCCTGCGCACGTTCCTGGAGATCCAGGACGACATCGAGGTCGTCGGCGAGGCCGCCGACGGCGCGGAGGGCGTGGCCAGGACGGAGGAGCTGCGGCCCGACGTCGTACTGATGGACATCAAGATGCCCGGCACCGACGGCATCGAGGCGCTGCGCCGCCTCCGCGAGCTGGAGAACCCGGCCAAGGTGCTGATCGTCACCAGCTTCACCGAGCAGCGCACGGTCGTCCCCGCCCTGCGCGCGGGCGCCTCCGGTTACGTGTACAAGGACGTCGACCCGGACGCGCTGGCCGGCGCCATCCGCTCCGTGCACGCCGGGCACGTCCTGCTCCAGCCCGAGGTGGCCGGGGCGCTGCTCGCCCAGGACGAGCCGGGCACGGGCACCGGGCGGGGGAGCACCCTCACCGAGCGCGAGCGGGAAGTGCTCGGCCTGATCGCCGACGGCCGGTCCAACCGCGAGATCGCGCGGGCCCTGGTCCTGTCCGAGAAGACGGTCAAGACCCACGTCTCGAACATCCTCATGAAGCTCGACCTGGCCGACCGCACCCAGGCGGCGCTCTGGGCGGTCCGCCACGGAGCGGCGGGCTGA
- a CDS encoding transglycosylase SLT domain-containing protein produces MSASRFTGRLRNLNKTQKLSAAGVSAVAAAALSLSLVPGHAEAETEPQALSASPVIFDSASSKQARAIQDSVIQQHSTAEKLVKASDAAKAKKAAAVKEKAEAKAEKAEKKAELKKKAKAKAHSKAKSHKSESRSSRSSARTHMYANNLDGWIRESLDIMHKKGIPGTYEGLHRNIIRESSGNPNAINDWDINAQNGVPSIGLLQIIKPTFDYYHVSGTPHTQYDPVANITASANYAADKYGSIDNVNSAY; encoded by the coding sequence ATGTCCGCGTCCCGCTTCACCGGCCGTCTCCGTAACCTGAACAAGACCCAGAAGCTCTCCGCCGCCGGCGTCTCCGCCGTCGCCGCCGCTGCACTCTCCTTGTCCCTGGTGCCCGGTCACGCCGAGGCCGAGACCGAACCGCAGGCCCTGTCCGCCTCCCCGGTCATCTTCGACTCCGCGAGCTCCAAGCAGGCCCGGGCGATCCAGGACAGCGTCATCCAGCAGCACTCGACCGCCGAGAAGCTGGTCAAGGCCTCCGACGCCGCCAAGGCCAAGAAGGCCGCCGCGGTGAAGGAGAAGGCCGAGGCCAAGGCGGAGAAGGCCGAGAAGAAGGCCGAGCTGAAGAAGAAGGCGAAGGCCAAGGCCCACTCCAAGGCCAAGTCCCACAAGTCCGAGTCGCGCTCCAGCCGCTCCTCCGCCCGTACGCACATGTACGCGAACAACCTGGACGGCTGGATCCGGGAGTCCCTCGACATCATGCACAAGAAGGGCATCCCGGGCACGTACGAGGGCCTGCACCGCAACATCATCCGCGAGTCCAGCGGCAACCCGAACGCCATCAACGACTGGGACATCAACGCCCAGAACGGCGTGCCGTCGATCGGTCTGCTCCAGATCATCAAGCCGACCTTCGACTACTACCACGTCTCCGGCACCCCGCACACGCAGTACGACCCGGTCGCCAACATCACCGCGTCGGCCAACTACGCCGCCGACAAGTACGGCTCGATCGACAACGTCAACAGCGCGTACTGA
- a CDS encoding SixA phosphatase family protein produces MSADTSRRIVLLRHAKAEWSQESDHERPLAERGRMEAPTVGRKLADSGIAFDLALCSTAVRTRETWKLAVHEMPERPRTVYEERLYEASLGELIALVNETPDDVADLLVIGHNPGTHALADALSGTGEGDALARMSRGGFPTAAFAVVGFTGPWKSVEHGVGRLAEYWTPND; encoded by the coding sequence ATGAGCGCCGATACATCTCGCAGGATCGTCCTTCTCAGGCATGCCAAGGCGGAATGGTCGCAGGAGTCCGACCACGAGCGGCCGCTGGCCGAGCGCGGCCGCATGGAGGCCCCCACGGTGGGCCGCAAGCTCGCCGATTCCGGGATCGCCTTCGACCTGGCCCTCTGCTCGACCGCCGTCAGAACGCGTGAGACGTGGAAACTGGCCGTGCACGAGATGCCCGAGCGCCCGCGGACCGTGTACGAGGAGCGGCTCTACGAGGCATCGCTCGGCGAGCTGATCGCCCTGGTGAACGAGACCCCGGACGACGTGGCCGACCTGCTGGTCATCGGCCACAACCCCGGCACGCACGCGCTCGCGGACGCCCTCTCCGGCACCGGCGAGGGCGACGCGCTCGCCCGGATGTCGCGCGGCGGCTTCCCGACCGCCGCCTTCGCCGTGGTCGGGTTCACCGGCCCCTGGAAGAGCGTCGAGCACGGCGTCGGCCGGCTCGCGGAGTACTGGACCCCCAACGACTGA
- a CDS encoding SGM_5486 family transporter-associated protein translates to MSPVLDPNPQNGQKKLLLVFGPCC, encoded by the coding sequence ATGTCACCTGTGCTCGATCCGAATCCCCAGAACGGTCAGAAGAAGCTGCTCCTCGTCTTCGGGCCATGCTGCTGA
- a CDS encoding CynX/NimT family MFS transporter, which produces MRDEETTPQTATGTLTPGAPAASRAAAPAPRTGPSPWTLRLVAIGLVLTALNLRPAITSLGALLEEVRDGLHMSGSVAGVLTSVPPLCFAVFGVMAPRLARRFGPGAVVCAGMVAITAGLVIRPLIGGTAGFLAASALALMGIAVSNVLMPVIVKRWFPDRVGSMTGLYSMALALGTSLAAAVTVPLTDAMGGSWKAGLGIWAVLAAAAILPWLPLLRARATAHDEPGPAAAAQPQAPELRITRSRTAWALACFFGLQATAAYITMGWMPQIFRDAGVSAGTAGVLLAVTMAMGVPLAFVIPRVAARMRTQGPIVVFLGACGLTGYAGLYLAPSGGAWAWALLLGISNCAFPLALTMIGMRARSGAGVVRLSAFAQSTGYLISIPGPLLVGVLYQHSGGWGVPIALMAALMVPQMVMGVLAGRDRTIEDES; this is translated from the coding sequence ATGCGTGACGAAGAGACGACACCCCAGACCGCGACCGGGACCCTGACCCCCGGCGCCCCGGCGGCCAGCCGTGCCGCCGCCCCCGCACCGCGGACCGGCCCCTCGCCGTGGACGCTGCGCCTGGTCGCCATCGGGCTCGTCCTCACCGCGCTCAACCTCCGCCCCGCGATCACCAGCCTCGGCGCCCTCCTCGAAGAGGTCCGGGACGGGCTGCACATGAGCGGCAGCGTGGCCGGGGTGCTCACCTCCGTGCCCCCGCTCTGCTTCGCGGTCTTCGGCGTCATGGCACCCCGCCTCGCCCGCCGCTTCGGACCCGGCGCGGTGGTCTGCGCGGGCATGGTCGCCATCACGGCGGGCCTGGTGATCCGGCCCCTGATCGGCGGCACCGCGGGCTTCCTCGCCGCCAGCGCCCTGGCCCTCATGGGCATCGCCGTCAGCAACGTCCTGATGCCGGTGATCGTCAAGCGCTGGTTCCCCGACCGCGTCGGCTCCATGACCGGGCTCTACTCCATGGCCCTGGCCCTCGGCACCTCGCTCGCCGCCGCCGTCACCGTGCCCCTGACCGACGCGATGGGCGGCAGCTGGAAGGCCGGGCTCGGCATCTGGGCCGTCCTGGCCGCCGCCGCGATCCTGCCCTGGCTCCCGCTGCTCCGGGCCCGGGCCACCGCCCACGACGAGCCCGGCCCGGCCGCCGCCGCGCAGCCGCAGGCCCCGGAGCTGCGGATCACCCGCAGCCGGACCGCCTGGGCCCTCGCCTGCTTCTTCGGCCTCCAGGCCACCGCCGCGTACATCACCATGGGCTGGATGCCCCAGATCTTCCGGGACGCCGGGGTCTCCGCCGGCACCGCGGGCGTCCTGCTCGCGGTCACCATGGCCATGGGCGTCCCGCTCGCCTTCGTGATCCCGCGCGTCGCCGCCCGGATGCGCACCCAGGGCCCGATCGTCGTCTTCCTCGGCGCCTGCGGCCTCACCGGCTACGCGGGCCTCTACCTGGCCCCCTCCGGCGGCGCCTGGGCCTGGGCGCTGCTGCTCGGCATCTCGAACTGCGCGTTCCCGCTCGCCCTCACGATGATCGGCATGCGGGCCCGCAGCGGCGCCGGTGTGGTCCGGCTCTCCGCGTTCGCCCAGTCCACCGGCTACCTGATCTCGATCCCCGGCCCGCTCCTGGTCGGCGTGCTCTACCAGCACAGCGGCGGCTGGGGCGTGCCGATCGCGCTGATGGCCGCGCTGATGGTGCCGCAGATGGTCATGGGCGTCCTGGCCGGCCGGGACCGGACGATCGAGGACGAATCCTGA